A genome region from Magnetovibrio sp. includes the following:
- a CDS encoding ATP-binding protein gives MQLSTVLKPYLPKSLLGRSVLIIVTPLILLQVISATVFFENHWNKVGRRLALGVAGEIAVVIEGMRRAPDVLAQQALFRQVEVSLQLDIAFKRGDVLRDTRKLGETILVRQLTGAMDEAVAKPHRIDAQSQDRFVEIDVQLADGVLNVTVPRKRLFSTTTYVFVLWMAGTSMLLFAVAMVFMRNQVRPIRRLARAAKDFGMGRDTPRFKPEGATEVRRAAGAFIAMRNRLKRHIQQRTDMLAGVSHDLRTPLTRMKLQLEMMGDVDGVADLKTDIADMEHMLEEYLAFARGEGGETAVDFSLSDMLSEIVGQARRKGAAIDLHSEGDIRAPIKPNALKRALTNLVENSIRHGQHISIRSGVRGETVEIVIDDDGPGIPEDKRADVFKPFVRLDTSRNPVTGGVGLGMTIARDVIRGHGGEIELEDAPGGGLRVRVSLPV, from the coding sequence ATGCAACTGTCCACGGTCTTGAAACCGTACTTGCCCAAAAGCCTGCTCGGGCGATCGGTGTTGATCATCGTCACGCCGCTGATCTTGCTTCAGGTGATCAGCGCGACGGTGTTTTTCGAAAACCACTGGAATAAGGTCGGGCGTCGTTTGGCGTTGGGCGTGGCCGGTGAAATCGCGGTGGTGATCGAAGGGATGCGTCGCGCGCCGGACGTTCTGGCGCAGCAGGCCCTGTTTCGCCAAGTGGAAGTTTCGTTGCAATTGGATATTGCGTTCAAGCGCGGCGACGTGCTGCGCGACACCCGCAAGCTCGGCGAAACCATCTTGGTGCGCCAATTGACCGGGGCCATGGACGAGGCGGTGGCCAAGCCGCATCGCATCGATGCGCAAAGCCAGGATCGCTTTGTCGAGATCGACGTGCAATTGGCCGATGGCGTGCTGAACGTCACGGTGCCGCGAAAGCGGCTGTTTTCCACCACCACCTATGTGTTCGTGCTGTGGATGGCGGGCACCTCGATGCTGTTGTTCGCGGTCGCCATGGTGTTCATGCGCAACCAGGTGCGTCCCATCCGCAGGCTCGCCCGCGCAGCCAAGGATTTCGGCATGGGCCGCGACACGCCGCGCTTCAAACCCGAAGGCGCGACCGAGGTTCGTCGTGCGGCAGGCGCGTTCATCGCCATGCGTAACCGCCTCAAGCGTCATATCCAACAACGCACCGACATGTTGGCAGGGGTGTCGCACGATCTGCGCACGCCGTTGACGCGCATGAAGCTGCAACTGGAAATGATGGGCGACGTGGACGGTGTGGCGGATTTGAAAACCGACATCGCGGACATGGAGCACATGCTCGAAGAATACCTTGCCTTCGCCCGCGGAGAAGGTGGCGAAACGGCGGTGGACTTCAGCCTTTCGGACATGCTTTCGGAAATCGTCGGTCAGGCGCGGCGCAAGGGCGCGGCAATCGATTTGCATAGCGAAGGCGACATCCGCGCCCCGATCAAGCCCAATGCGCTGAAACGTGCACTGACCAATTTGGTGGAAAACTCCATCCGCCATGGCCAGCACATTTCCATTCGCTCAGGGGTGCGTGGCGAGACGGTGGAAATCGTCATTGACGATGATGGCCCTGGTATTCCCGAAGACAAGCGCGCCGACGTGTTCAAGCCGTTCGTGCGTCTCGACACCTCGCGCAATCCGGTCACCGGCGGTGTCGGCCTTGGCATGACCATCGCGCGCGACGTGATCCGCGGCCACGGCGGTGAAATTGAACTGGAAGACGCCCCCGGCGGCGGACTGCGTGTGCGGGTGTCGTTGCCGGTGTAA
- a CDS encoding response regulator, producing the protein MVADLPHILVVDDDDRLRELLRKYLSDNGFIVISATDAANARAKLASLAFDLIVLDLMMPGESGLDFAADLRTTSDVPILMLTAMGEAEDRIRGLEHGADDYLTKPFEPRELLLRVNNILKRAPQRNDVDEAPRMITMGAASFDLDRGVLKVDDRPVRLTTVEVQLLKVLAERPGEPLSRDDLIERTGAGADASGGGRAVDVQVTRLRRKIEADPKLPRYLQTVRGKGYVLMPD; encoded by the coding sequence ATGGTGGCGGATCTTCCGCACATATTGGTGGTGGACGACGATGATCGTCTGCGCGAGTTGTTGAGAAAGTATCTCAGCGACAACGGCTTCATCGTGATCAGTGCGACCGATGCCGCCAACGCGCGCGCCAAGCTGGCGTCGTTGGCGTTCGACCTGATCGTGCTGGATTTGATGATGCCGGGCGAAAGCGGCCTCGACTTCGCCGCCGATCTGCGCACCACCTCCGACGTGCCGATCTTGATGTTGACTGCCATGGGCGAGGCCGAAGACCGCATCCGTGGGCTGGAACACGGTGCCGACGACTATCTCACCAAACCGTTCGAACCGCGCGAATTGTTGCTGCGCGTCAACAACATCCTCAAGCGCGCCCCGCAACGCAACGACGTCGACGAAGCACCGCGCATGATCACCATGGGTGCGGCAAGCTTTGATTTGGATCGTGGCGTGTTGAAGGTCGACGACCGGCCGGTGCGCCTGACCACGGTCGAGGTTCAGTTGCTGAAGGTGCTCGCCGAACGTCCGGGGGAGCCGTTGTCGCGCGACGATTTGATCGAACGCACCGGCGCGGGCGCCGATGCCAGCGGCGGCGGACGTGCGGTGGATGTGCAAGTCACGCGGTTGCGCCGAAAAATCGAAGCGGATCCCAAGCTGCCGCGCTATCTTCAGACGGTGCGTGGCAAGGGCTACGTCCTGATGCCGGATTGA
- a CDS encoding MarR family winged helix-turn-helix transcriptional regulator, which produces MSQSEPAGANDELLNAYLSDEELRQALELLFFAYRDFTGEPDAILADDGFGRAHHRVIYFVKRNPGITVNRLLGILKITKQSLSRVLGQLVREGYIDQETDVGDRRRRILALTDKGEALEGRLTGCQSARISRAYKAAGAQAVQGFKAVLTEIINADDRARFTGGGPHTD; this is translated from the coding sequence ATGAGCCAGAGCGAGCCGGCAGGCGCGAACGATGAGCTGCTGAACGCCTATCTCAGTGACGAGGAACTGCGCCAAGCACTGGAGCTTTTGTTCTTTGCCTATCGCGACTTTACCGGCGAGCCGGATGCGATTCTTGCCGACGACGGCTTCGGCCGCGCCCATCATCGCGTCATCTATTTCGTCAAACGCAATCCCGGCATCACTGTCAATCGGCTGTTGGGCATCTTGAAGATCACCAAGCAAAGCTTGTCCAGGGTGCTGGGCCAATTGGTGCGCGAAGGTTACATCGATCAAGAAACGGATGTGGGTGATCGCAGGCGGCGCATTTTGGCCCTGACCGATAAAGGTGAAGCGTTGGAAGGCCGCTTGACGGGCTGTCAAAGCGCGCGCATCAGCCGGGCCTACAAGGCCGCCGGGGCACAGGCCGTTCAAGGCTTCAAGGCGGTGTTGACGGAAATCATCAACGCCGACGATCGGGCGCGTTTCACGGGTGGTGGCCCTCATACCGATTGA
- a CDS encoding branched-chain amino acid aminotransferase codes for MAGPAYDDRDGKIYYDGEMVDWRDAKVHLLTHALHYGSAVFEGVRMYSGKIFKLREHSERLIKSAEIMGFKIPYSVEEIDQACIDACTVNGITDGYLRPVAWRGSEMMGVAAQSNTIHFAVAAWEWPSYFSPEARAKGISLTTSQWRRPPPNTAPVHAKAAGLYMIATLSKHAAEAKGFTDSLMLDWRGQVAEATGANIFMEMGDGKLHTPIPDCFLDGITRRTVIDLARAHDIEVVERVIMPEELGNATQVFLTGTAAEVTPVGRIDDHTYQVGEITQTLMTAYERAVGKVTAEMPLNSQSRAS; via the coding sequence ATGGCGGGTCCCGCTTACGACGACCGTGATGGCAAGATCTATTACGACGGTGAAATGGTGGACTGGCGCGATGCCAAGGTTCACTTGCTGACCCATGCCTTGCATTACGGATCGGCGGTGTTCGAAGGCGTTCGTATGTATTCGGGCAAGATCTTCAAGCTGCGCGAGCATTCCGAGCGTTTGATCAAATCCGCCGAAATCATGGGCTTTAAAATCCCCTACAGCGTCGAAGAGATCGACCAAGCCTGTATCGACGCGTGCACCGTCAACGGTATCACCGACGGCTACCTGCGCCCGGTGGCGTGGCGCGGCAGTGAAATGATGGGTGTGGCAGCGCAAAGCAACACCATCCATTTCGCCGTGGCGGCGTGGGAATGGCCCAGCTATTTCTCGCCCGAAGCGCGCGCCAAAGGCATCAGCCTGACGACGTCGCAATGGCGACGCCCGCCGCCCAACACCGCACCGGTTCATGCCAAGGCCGCAGGGCTTTATATGATCGCTACGCTGTCCAAACACGCAGCCGAAGCAAAGGGCTTCACCGATTCGTTGATGCTCGATTGGCGCGGACAGGTCGCAGAAGCCACCGGCGCGAACATCTTCATGGAAATGGGTGACGGCAAACTTCACACCCCGATTCCCGACTGCTTCCTCGACGGCATCACCCGACGCACGGTCATCGACCTGGCCCGCGCGCACGACATCGAAGTGGTCGAACGCGTGATCATGCCCGAAGAACTGGGCAACGCGACGCAGGTGTTCCTCACCGGCACGGCCGCGGAAGTCACCCCGGTGGGACGCATCGACGATCACACCTACCAAGTTGGCGAGATTACCCAAACCTTGATGACCGCGTACGAAAGAGCTGTCGGCAAAGTCACCGCCGAAATGCCGCTCAACAGCCAAAGCCGCGCATCTTAA
- a CDS encoding cytochrome c — MSMVNHLPKFIVVLVLLASGGVIASKITSRSASSATLVDVQVPLLSSKAKVGQESFEAICAQCHGKNASGSEQGPPLIHDIYNPGHHSDQTFQLAAVRGVKRHHWNFGDMPPQPQVSAKKMASIIIYVRELQQANGIVYREHRM; from the coding sequence ATGAGTATGGTCAATCATCTACCCAAGTTTATCGTTGTCCTGGTTCTGTTGGCCAGCGGCGGTGTCATCGCTTCAAAAATAACCAGCCGCTCAGCGTCCAGTGCCACGTTGGTGGATGTTCAGGTTCCGCTGCTTTCCTCTAAAGCGAAGGTCGGTCAGGAGAGCTTTGAGGCGATCTGCGCCCAATGTCATGGCAAAAATGCATCGGGCAGTGAACAAGGCCCGCCGTTGATTCACGATATATACAATCCTGGGCATCACAGCGACCAAACCTTCCAATTGGCAGCTGTGCGCGGCGTTAAACGCCACCATTGGAACTTTGGCGACATGCCGCCTCAGCCTCAGGTCTCAGCCAAGAAGATGGCCTCGATCATCATCTATGTGCGCGAATTGCAGCAGGCCAACGGGATCGTTTATCGCGAACACAGGATGTAG
- a CDS encoding LOG family protein, which yields MARKPDKRDGENGADRPIKAYKDLDFIRSRAGRPMRIMAEFLEPEDRFERHSISDTIVFFGSARIRSREVAEAALQSAKNHGGDVARAEQTLQMSRYYEEARELSRRLTEWSKGLKGRSKRFVMCTGGGPGIMEAANRGAADAKGHNIGLNISLPFEQHENPYVSRELAFEFHYFFMRKFWFSYLAKAMIVFPGGYGTLDEFFELMTLVSTRKMGKAMPVVLYGSEYWNEILNLDAMVKYGTISPSDLELFHCSDSVDDAFDFLVEKLSEHHVDKPGGAM from the coding sequence ATGGCGAGAAAGCCCGACAAGCGCGATGGCGAAAACGGCGCGGACAGGCCGATCAAAGCCTATAAAGATTTGGACTTCATCCGAAGCCGCGCCGGTCGCCCCATGCGCATTATGGCGGAATTTTTGGAGCCGGAAGATCGCTTCGAACGTCATAGCATTTCCGACACCATCGTGTTTTTCGGTTCCGCGCGCATTCGTTCGCGCGAGGTCGCGGAAGCAGCGTTGCAATCGGCCAAGAACCACGGCGGCGACGTGGCTCGGGCGGAACAAACGTTGCAGATGTCTCGCTACTACGAAGAAGCGCGCGAATTATCACGGCGTCTGACGGAATGGTCGAAGGGTCTGAAAGGGCGCTCCAAACGCTTCGTGATGTGTACCGGCGGCGGTCCCGGTATCATGGAAGCCGCCAATCGCGGCGCCGCCGACGCCAAGGGCCACAACATAGGGCTTAATATTTCTCTGCCGTTCGAACAGCATGAAAATCCCTACGTTTCGCGCGAGTTGGCGTTCGAGTTTCATTACTTCTTCATGCGCAAATTTTGGTTTTCATATCTCGCCAAGGCGATGATCGTGTTCCCCGGCGGCTATGGCACACTCGACGAGTTCTTTGAGTTGATGACTTTGGTTTCGACCCGCAAGATGGGCAAGGCCATGCCGGTCGTGCTGTACGGGTCTGAGTATTGGAACGAGATCTTGAACCTCGACGCGATGGTCAAATACGGCACCATCTCGCCCAGCGACCTGGAACTGTTTCATTGTTCCGACAGTGTTGACGATGCGTTCGATTTTCTCGTCGAAAAGCTGAGCGAGCATCACGTCGACAAACCCGGCGGGGCAATGTGA
- a CDS encoding HAD family hydrolase encodes MGGWIIRYDAIFFDFDGVLVESADIKTDAFRELYGEFGPEVVQRCVAHHIRHGGISRVRKIEMYHREYLGQPLSQADLDDWVGRYASIVESKVVAVCAVPGAVEFLQAVRGQMKLYVISGTPEDELRRIVTKRGWDEYFDEVHGSPRLKPEIIDDITTRNGLDLKRVLFVGDAMTDYDAAHDRNVAFLGRVAPHHSNLFPPGTETVPDLTDLLERVSG; translated from the coding sequence GTGGGGGGCTGGATCATCCGGTACGACGCGATTTTTTTCGACTTCGACGGCGTGTTGGTGGAAAGCGCCGACATCAAAACCGATGCCTTTCGCGAACTGTATGGTGAGTTTGGACCCGAGGTGGTTCAGCGTTGCGTGGCCCATCATATCCGTCATGGCGGAATATCCCGGGTGCGAAAAATCGAAATGTATCACAGGGAATATTTAGGCCAGCCCTTGAGCCAGGCAGACCTGGACGACTGGGTTGGACGTTATGCGAGCATCGTCGAAAGCAAAGTTGTTGCGGTTTGCGCCGTGCCTGGCGCGGTCGAGTTTTTGCAAGCGGTGCGGGGACAAATGAAGCTGTATGTCATTTCCGGCACCCCCGAGGACGAGTTGCGACGCATCGTCACCAAGCGGGGATGGGACGAATATTTTGACGAGGTCCATGGCTCGCCGCGCTTGAAGCCCGAGATCATCGACGACATCACGACCCGCAATGGGCTCGATCTGAAGCGGGTGTTGTTCGTCGGCGATGCGATGACGGATTATGATGCCGCCCACGACCGCAACGTTGCGTTTTTGGGCCGCGTCGCGCCGCACCACAGCAACTTGTTCCCCCCTGGCACCGAAACGGTTCCGGACCTGACAGACTTGCTGGAACGGGTCTCAGGCTGA
- a CDS encoding molybdenum cofactor biosynthesis protein MoaE — MIRVQEHDFDPGQELERLTADNHTIGGVCSFIGLVRDFAGDEKISAMTLEHYPGMTEKQLEAIEKEAHARWPLDGTLIIHRFGRLEPGERIVFVAAASAHREAAFEACHFLIDWLKTKAPFWKKESAPTGDHWVEAKASDDDATKRWDQ, encoded by the coding sequence ATGATCCGCGTCCAGGAACACGACTTCGATCCGGGGCAAGAGTTGGAACGCCTCACCGCCGACAACCACACCATCGGCGGGGTGTGCTCGTTCATCGGGCTGGTGCGCGATTTTGCCGGGGACGAGAAAATTTCGGCTATGACCTTGGAACACTATCCGGGCATGACCGAAAAACAACTCGAAGCGATCGAGAAAGAAGCCCACGCGCGCTGGCCGTTGGATGGCACGCTGATCATTCACCGCTTCGGTCGGTTGGAACCAGGCGAACGGATTGTGTTTGTCGCCGCCGCCAGTGCCCACCGCGAGGCCGCGTTCGAGGCCTGCCATTTTCTGATCGACTGGTTGAAAACCAAGGCGCCGTTTTGGAAAAAAGAAAGTGCGCCGACGGGTGATCATTGGGTCGAAGCCAAGGCCAGCGACGACGACGCGACCAAGCGCTGGGATCAATAG
- the moaD gene encoding molybdopterin converting factor subunit 1 — protein MKVLYFAWLKEKTGTGQEEFDLPDGVSDVSGLIGWLKGRGDGFADAFANEAVVRVAVNQEHVATDHALVNGDEVAFFPPVTGG, from the coding sequence GTGAAGGTTTTGTATTTTGCCTGGTTGAAGGAAAAGACCGGAACGGGGCAGGAAGAGTTTGATTTGCCGGATGGCGTATCCGATGTCTCCGGCTTGATCGGGTGGCTCAAGGGCCGTGGTGACGGTTTCGCCGATGCCTTCGCCAATGAGGCGGTGGTGCGCGTGGCGGTCAATCAAGAGCACGTCGCGACCGATCATGCGCTCGTCAACGGCGACGAGGTCGCTTTCTTTCCGCCGGTAACCGGGGGCTGA
- the glp gene encoding gephyrin-like molybdotransferase Glp, with protein MAGLQDDCFKIGDDLMPFDEGLRVLKDRARIVVGTETVSLRNAFGRVLAEDITAPRDVPPHDNSAVDGYAVRYADLLDGTDTRLPVSARIAAGHPLGRPSEAGEAVQIFTGAPVPEGMDTVFMQEDVSLDGDTVILPPGIKQGANRRKRGEDVFAGDVVIKAGSVLRAQEIGLAASLGLGTLKVYSRLRCAIFSTGDEVVDPEFDQAGAGAIFDANRYAISALLKGLGCEVTDLGILPDRVAEIRSALHDAYPGHDLIITSGGVSLGEEDHITHVVQSLGSIDFWRLAIKPGRPMALGKIVDTAFVGLPGNPVAAMVTFMRIARPLILALSGRTAMDPHVYRIPAAFAMNKKAGRREWLRANLQTDVNGVTCVHKHPSQGSGILTSMVASDGLVELPEDLVRVNEGDMVDFLPFVEMTS; from the coding sequence ATGGCGGGCTTGCAAGACGATTGCTTTAAAATTGGCGATGACTTGATGCCTTTTGACGAAGGGCTGCGGGTGCTCAAAGACCGCGCTCGCATTGTCGTTGGCACCGAAACGGTGTCGTTGCGCAATGCCTTTGGCCGGGTGCTGGCCGAAGACATCACCGCGCCGCGCGACGTTCCGCCGCACGACAATTCGGCTGTCGATGGGTACGCGGTGCGGTATGCGGATTTGCTCGACGGCACGGACACCCGCTTGCCGGTGAGCGCCCGCATCGCCGCGGGCCATCCGCTGGGACGGCCTTCTGAAGCAGGTGAGGCGGTACAGATCTTCACCGGCGCGCCGGTGCCAGAGGGCATGGACACCGTATTCATGCAAGAAGACGTGAGCCTCGATGGCGACACCGTCATTTTGCCGCCGGGCATCAAGCAAGGCGCCAACCGCCGTAAGCGGGGCGAGGACGTGTTCGCCGGCGACGTGGTGATCAAGGCAGGTAGCGTCCTGCGCGCCCAGGAAATCGGTTTGGCGGCGTCGCTGGGACTGGGCACGCTCAAGGTATACAGCCGCCTGCGGTGCGCGATTTTTTCCACCGGCGACGAGGTCGTCGATCCGGAATTCGATCAAGCGGGTGCGGGGGCCATTTTCGACGCCAACCGCTATGCGATCAGCGCGCTGCTGAAGGGGCTGGGCTGCGAAGTCACCGATCTTGGTATTTTACCGGACCGGGTCGCTGAAATTCGCTCGGCTTTACACGACGCTTATCCGGGTCACGATCTGATCATCACTTCGGGCGGGGTCAGCCTGGGCGAAGAAGATCACATCACCCATGTGGTGCAAAGCCTGGGCAGCATCGATTTTTGGCGTTTGGCCATCAAGCCGGGCCGGCCAATGGCCTTGGGCAAGATCGTCGATACCGCATTCGTCGGCCTGCCGGGAAACCCGGTTGCGGCGATGGTGACGTTCATGCGCATCGCCCGGCCGTTGATCTTGGCGCTGTCGGGACGCACAGCGATGGACCCGCACGTGTACCGCATCCCCGCTGCGTTCGCGATGAACAAAAAGGCCGGACGACGGGAATGGCTGCGCGCGAATTTACAGACGGATGTAAATGGCGTGACCTGCGTGCACAAGCACCCGTCCCAAGGCTCGGGTATTCTGACCTCGATGGTCGCCAGCGACGGATTGGTAGAACTGCCGGAAGATTTGGTGCGCGTGAACGAAGGCGATATGGTTGATTTCTTGCCGTTTGTGGAGATGACATCGTGA
- the pgsA gene encoding CDP-diacylglycerol--glycerol-3-phosphate 3-phosphatidyltransferase yields MILNVPNVLTVSRILAIPVVLGFIMLGGPLGNWLAFAAYTYACVTDFFDGYLARAWHQQSAFGRFLDPIADKLLVAGVLFMLVGVESISALHILPAAVILCREILVSGLREFLAEAQVGMPVSLLAKWKTTIQMLALGFLIVGDVGPDFGFATTWEIGIYGLWIAAAITIVTGYDYLRAGLRHIAETDAAGGKSTQGK; encoded by the coding sequence ATGATTCTCAACGTTCCCAATGTTTTGACCGTTTCGCGTATCCTTGCCATCCCGGTGGTGCTTGGCTTCATCATGCTGGGCGGACCGTTGGGCAACTGGCTGGCGTTCGCGGCTTATACCTATGCCTGCGTCACCGATTTTTTCGACGGCTATCTGGCGCGCGCTTGGCACCAGCAATCGGCGTTCGGACGGTTCCTGGACCCCATCGCGGACAAACTTTTGGTCGCCGGGGTTCTGTTCATGTTGGTCGGGGTGGAAAGCATCAGCGCGCTGCACATCTTGCCCGCCGCAGTGATTTTATGCCGGGAAATTTTGGTTTCTGGCTTGCGCGAGTTCCTGGCCGAGGCCCAAGTGGGCATGCCGGTGAGCCTGCTGGCAAAATGGAAGACCACCATTCAAATGTTGGCCTTAGGTTTTTTGATCGTCGGCGATGTTGGGCCCGACTTCGGTTTCGCCACCACCTGGGAAATCGGCATTTATGGTTTGTGGATCGCCGCCGCGATCACCATTGTTACGGGGTACGACTATCTGCGCGCGGGGCTGCGCCACATTGCCGAAACGGACGCTGCCGGCGGGAAATCTACGCAAGGGAAGTGA
- the uvrC gene encoding excinuclease ABC subunit UvrC produces the protein MQTTLPPTDPSVENSAESDAEQAARGDKSGAAVIERYLKTLPGKPGVYRMLGEGGKVLYVGKAKNLKKRVASYTKPERQSVRIRRMVAQTQAMEFVTTHTEAEALLLEANLIKKLAPRYNILLRDDKSFPEILVTTAHDYPRVLKHRGAHKEKGDYFGPFASVWAVNETLTVLQRAFLLRTCTDSVFANRTRPCLLYQIKRCSGPCVEGKVDREAYAQLVNEARQFLQGKSQDIQKRLARAMQDASDAMEFEQAAEYRDRIRALTRIQQHQDINPGTVVDADVVALSHKNGLNCVQVFFFRGGRNFGNRAYFPAQAKGEDVADVLEAFLGQFYAAHVPPREILLSHDIPNATLIADALAVRAERKVKLNRPTRGDRAGLVAHALDNARDALARRSAEFATQEKMLEEMAVLFGLDHPPNRIEVYDNSHVSGTNAVGAMIVAGPEGFRKNAYRKFNIRGASNVPIAQGGGADGYEPGDDYAMMREVLTRRFKRALKDSEEQGGERGSDWPDLLLIDGGRGQLGIAVEVLSELDIEGITVAGVAKGPDRNAGRERIFLPGQAPKQLEERDPVLYFIQRLRDEAHRFAIGTHRARRAKAQQHSKLDDIPSIGAKRKKALLHHFGSAKAVEEAGLIDLEAVDGISKSTAKQIYDWFHPDA, from the coding sequence ATGCAGACAACCTTGCCGCCCACCGATCCGTCCGTCGAAAACTCAGCTGAAAGCGACGCCGAGCAGGCCGCTCGTGGGGATAAGTCGGGCGCTGCGGTGATCGAGCGCTATCTCAAAACCCTGCCCGGCAAACCGGGGGTGTACCGCATGCTCGGCGAGGGTGGAAAGGTTTTGTACGTCGGCAAAGCGAAAAATCTGAAAAAACGGGTGGCCAGCTACACCAAGCCCGAACGCCAGTCGGTGCGGATCCGGCGCATGGTGGCGCAGACCCAGGCGATGGAATTCGTCACAACACACACCGAAGCCGAAGCGCTGCTGTTGGAAGCCAACCTGATTAAGAAGCTGGCGCCGCGCTACAACATCTTGTTGCGCGACGACAAAAGCTTTCCGGAAATCCTGGTGACCACGGCGCACGACTATCCCCGGGTCCTCAAACATCGCGGCGCACACAAGGAAAAGGGCGATTATTTCGGGCCTTTCGCCAGCGTGTGGGCGGTCAACGAAACCCTGACCGTGCTGCAACGCGCGTTTTTGCTGCGTACTTGCACCGATTCCGTGTTCGCCAACCGCACCCGGCCGTGTCTGCTGTATCAAATCAAGCGCTGCTCGGGCCCGTGCGTGGAAGGCAAGGTCGATCGGGAGGCCTATGCCCAATTGGTCAACGAAGCGCGGCAGTTTCTGCAAGGCAAGAGCCAGGACATTCAAAAGCGCCTGGCGCGTGCGATGCAGGACGCCAGCGATGCCATGGAATTTGAGCAAGCCGCCGAATACCGCGATCGCATTCGCGCGCTGACACGCATCCAGCAACACCAAGACATCAACCCCGGCACCGTTGTCGATGCCGACGTTGTGGCGTTGAGCCACAAAAACGGCCTCAATTGCGTGCAAGTGTTCTTTTTTAGAGGCGGGCGTAATTTCGGCAATCGCGCTTATTTCCCGGCCCAAGCCAAAGGCGAGGACGTGGCCGATGTGTTGGAGGCCTTCCTGGGCCAGTTCTACGCCGCCCATGTGCCGCCGCGCGAAATCCTTCTCAGCCACGATATTCCCAACGCCACCTTGATTGCGGATGCCTTGGCGGTACGTGCCGAACGCAAAGTCAAACTCAACCGTCCGACCCGCGGCGACCGCGCCGGGTTGGTCGCGCATGCCTTGGACAACGCCCGCGATGCGCTGGCGCGCCGCTCAGCCGAATTCGCCACCCAAGAAAAGATGCTCGAAGAAATGGCTGTGCTGTTTGGCCTCGATCACCCGCCCAACCGCATTGAAGTCTACGACAACTCCCACGTTTCCGGCACCAATGCGGTCGGCGCGATGATCGTCGCGGGACCGGAAGGCTTTCGTAAAAACGCCTATCGCAAGTTCAACATTCGCGGTGCATCCAATGTTCCCATAGCACAGGGGGGCGGCGCGGACGGGTATGAGCCCGGCGACGATTACGCAATGATGCGCGAGGTGCTCACACGACGCTTCAAGCGCGCCCTGAAAGACAGCGAGGAACAAGGCGGCGAGCGAGGCTCGGACTGGCCGGATCTGTTGTTGATCGACGGCGGGCGCGGTCAGCTAGGCATTGCGGTGGAAGTCTTGAGCGAACTGGATATCGAGGGGATCACCGTGGCCGGCGTCGCCAAGGGGCCGGACCGCAACGCCGGGCGCGAACGCATTTTTTTGCCCGGCCAAGCGCCTAAGCAGCTCGAAGAGCGCGACCCGGTGCTGTATTTCATCCAGCGTCTGCGCGACGAGGCGCATCGCTTCGCCATTGGCACCCATCGGGCGCGGCGCGCAAAAGCCCAGCAGCATTCCAAACTTGACGACATTCCATCGATCGGTGCGAAGCGCAAAAAGGCGCTGCTGCATCACTTTGGTTCGGCCAAGGCGGTGGAAGAAGCCGGGTTGATTGATTTGGAAGCGGTGGATGGCATTTCAAAATCAACCGCCAAACAGATTTATGACTGGTTTCATCCCGACGCATAG